TGGATGAGTTTACCTTGAGGTTTTAATAAATGCAGATGTTTATTGAAATAATCTCCACCCACAAAATCTATAATTAAATCAACACTATGATCTTCAATTAGGTCTTCAAAATCTTGCCTACGATAATGGATGACTTGATCGGCACCGAGCTTTCGCGCTTTTTCCAATTTATCATCAGTTCCTACTGTAGTGATCACGTGTGCCTGGCTTAATTTTGCCATTTGAATTGCCAAGGAGGAGATTCCACTTCCTGCACCATGAATCAGTAAGGTTTGGCCTGATTTTAGCCTCCCTAGATCAAACAAAGTGGCATACACAGTGGTTAAGGATTCAGGAAGTGCTGCAGCGAGTGCATAATTCCAAGTATCTGGGATGTGCTGAGCTAGTGAAGCTTCTACAGGACAAAATTCAGCGTAGGCACCACTACCCACTAATCCATAAACCTTATCACCAGGTTTAAATTGGGTTACATTCGCACCCACCGCAACGATGTCTCCTGAAACTTCTAGGCCAAGAACTTCAGACTCTCCGGGTGGTGGGGGATATTTACCATATCGTTGCATAATATCAGCGCGATTGAGTGCAGTTGCTTTCACATGCACTAAAATTTGCGACTTACTGTATTCAGGCGTAGGGCCGTTTTCAATAATCAATCGATTGTGTGGTCCTGGATTTTCAATATGTACGTAGCGCAAAATATATTCCTTAATCAAGAATTAATTGGAGCTTGGTCCGGCGGAATGGAACTAAGAAATTTCAGTAACAAGCATACCTTAATTACCGTGCGCAGTACCTAGGCTATTTTTACTACTTTACTTAAACATCCATACCTATATAATGCTTATACAGACCCTCT
The DNA window shown above is from Legionella sp. PC997 and carries:
- a CDS encoding NAD(P)H-quinone oxidoreductase, coding for MRYVHIENPGPHNRLIIENGPTPEYSKSQILVHVKATALNRADIMQRYGKYPPPPGESEVLGLEVSGDIVAVGANVTQFKPGDKVYGLVGSGAYAEFCPVEASLAQHIPDTWNYALAAALPESLTTVYATLFDLGRLKSGQTLLIHGAGSGISSLAIQMAKLSQAHVITTVGTDDKLEKARKLGADQVIHYRRQDFEDLIEDHSVDLIIDFVGGDYFNKHLHLLKPQGKLIQIACLKGSSVECNLALIMRKRLQIIGFVLRSQSLEEKNKLWTEVHKAWMEDLRTKKLTPIIDSEFKLEQIEAAHQHMESGTHFGKIVVHVD